The genomic DNA GTATCCGATGCTCCCTTTGCCAAGATTGCGCCCGCACAGGCCGGGCTCTTCCATCGCGGGCTTTTCTTTCGCGCGGGCTCTTCTTTCCATGGAGGACCGAAGCACGCCTGTCGTGCACCGCCAGCACCGAGCGTCTCCGTGCCCCCCGCCGGACCGCGCTTTCGTTCGTTCGACTCGCGTCGCACGGCCGGACTCGCGATAGCTGCCGTTCCAATAGCGTTGCGGAGCGCCGTTCGCTAGTTGGCCCGTCAAGAGGGGCCCGCCTGCCGCTTGGTCCCCGAGTGAACTGCCTCGCATGCGCATGCCGACACCCAAACGGATCCTGGTCGCAAGGCTCGGTGCAATCGGCGACTGCCTGAGGGTTCTTCCCGCCGTCGTCCGCCTGCGCGCCGCGTTTCCCGATGCGGAAATCGGCTGGGTCATCGGGGACCTTGCGCGGCCGCTTTTCGAAGGTCACCCGGCAATCGACCGGCTCCACGTCGTGCGCAGGCATGAAATGAAGGGCGGCCCGCTGGCGGCACTCGGCGAGTTGCGGCGCGTGGGCGGCGAGCTCGCGGCCGTGCGCTACGACGTCGCGATCGACTTTCACACGCGGCTGAAAAGCGGGGTGCTTGCGTTCGCCAGCCGCGCGCCGCGCCGGATCGGCTTCGACCGAAAGTCCGGTGGAGAAGCAAACTTTCTGTTTACCAATGAGCACGTAAGGCTTGAGGACCACTACGAAAATCGAGTGCTGCGATTTCAGCGGCTCCTGGTCCCGCTGGGGCTCGAATGCAGTCCGCGCGCGACCGGCATCGAGGCCGCCCTATGGATACCGCCGGCCGCCGCGGCAGTTGGCGCCCGCATCTATGAGGAGGCCGGCCGACCCGAGGTCGCGATCTTTGCAGCCACCAGCGGAGCGCGATCGTACGACCGCTGGCCGGCCGAACGCTGGCGCGACGTCGCCAGCCGCCTCGCCGATGCGAACGTGCGGTCGATGGTCCTCTGGGGCCCGGGCGAGATGGAGATGGCCGGCGCGATCGCCGGCGGGACCGGCGGGTGCGCGGTCGCACCGCCGACGACGCTCGCCGAGATGATGGCCCTGCTCGGACACTTCCGGCTGTACGTGGGAAGCAATACGGCGGCGCTTCACATGGCCTGGATGCAGAAGGTTGCGTCGGTCGTGCTGGTCGGCGGCCGGCCGTGGCGCACCGATCGGCCGCTCGCGCCGGTGCCGTCGATCATGCTGTCGGCCGGTGGGGCCGAGCCTTCGCGCAAGCTTCGGGGAACGGCGGCACAACGCGCGATCGAAGGAGTCGAGGTGGACGAAGTCGTGGCCGCTGCATTGAAGTTGCTCGCCCCGTAATCCTTCCCGCTCGCGCGCTACCATCCCGGCTTCCCGCTCGCGCGTGGCATCTGGACTTCCCGCTCGCGCGGTCATCTGGTCTTCCCGCTCGCGCGGTCATCTGACCTTCCCGCTCGCGCGGTCAGTGTTCCTGCCGTAGGGTCCGGCCGGATTTTTCGATGGAGCTTTCGGCGTCCGACATTGTTGCGCTGCACGACCTCGCGCCCGCCCGCCAGAGTCCTCAGTCGTCGGACGCCATTGCTGCGGCGCCTGCGGATGTGCTCCCGTCGGGCGATCTTCGCGCGCTCGTCGAGGCCGGGCATGCCGCCAACTGCGCGATCTGGCATCTCGAAGACCAGGCACGCCGCCGCGACGTGGATGATGCGCGCATTGCCGCGATCAAGCGCGCGATCGATCCGTGGAACCAGCGGCGCAACGATCTGATGGAAGCGATCGATGCGGAGATCCTCGCGGGCTACGCGAACGTCGACCTGCGAAGCTCCGAGCTTCATTCGGAAACCGCGGGGATGATGATCGATCGCTTGAGCATCCTTGCGCTCAGGATTCACAACCTCGACGCGGTTGCTTCGGCGGCGTCGGCCGACGCCGATCGCGAGGTCGAGCTCGAATGCCGCGCAAAGGCGAAGGTGCTGCGCGGGCAGCGCAGCGATCTTGCCGCGTGCCTCGCGCGGCTGCTCGACGACTTCGCGGCCGGCCGCCGCCACTTCAAGCTCTACCGTCAGATGAAAACGTACAACGACCAGCGCCTGAACCCCGCGCTTCGTGCCGCCGCCGCGCGCATGAAAGCCGGAGCAGGTGGAACGGGAGGGAACCAATGACCGAGCCGACCAGGATCGAGCTGGACGCCAACGGCATCCACTTCTGCGCGCTTGCGATGGGCGAGGGGCCGCTGCTGCTGTGCCTGCACGGCTTTCCCGACGACGCACGCACGTGGCGCCACCAGATGCCGGTGTTCGCGAAGGCCGGCTACCGCGTCGTTGCGCCGTTCATGCGCGGCTATGCGCCGACATCGGCGTCGCCGACCGGCACGTACCAGACGGCGGCGCTCGGCCATGACGTCGCTGCGCTCATCGAAGCGCTGTCGCCGGACGGCCAGGCGGTGGTCTTCGGGCACGACTGGGGCGCTCTGGCCGCGTACGGCGGAGCGCTGCTCGCGCCCGGGCGCATCCGCAAGCTGATCACGGCCGCGGTTCCGTACGGCCCGCAGGTCCAGATGGCGTTCACGACCAGCTACGCGCAGCAGAAACGCTCGTGGTACATGTTCTTCTTCCAGACGTTCCTGGCCGAAATGGCGGTCGTCCATGACGACCTGCGCTTCATCCGCAACCTCTGGCACGACTGGTCGCCGGAGTGGAAGTTCACCGAAGCCGACATCGCGCCGGTGCTCGAAACGCTTTCGGCGCCAGGCGTCCTCGAAGCGGCGCTCGGCTACTACCGCTGCACGTTCAATCCGGCGCTGCAGGACCCGTCGCTCGCGTCCGACCAGATGCGGATCGGCCTCGAGCCGATCGACGTACCGACCCTGTACATTCACGGAAGAGGCGACGGCTGCATGGGCGTCGAGGTTGCCGAAGGAATGGAGGGCTCGTTCCTTCGAGGATTCTCGATGGCGGTCATCGACGGCGCAGGACACTTCGTCCATTGCGAGAAGCCGGATGACGTAAACGGTCGGGTTTTAAGGTTTTTGAGCGAGTGACGAAAATCGGGGACAGGTACAGTTTTCGAGCACGAGAGCTGTGGCTGTCCCCGATTTCCGGGTTCCCCCCGGAACCGAAGATTGCGAGTCGGTCGGGCCGTGGGCGGGCTGCTGAAAGCCAGGCGGGTTTGTAACACCCCCGCGTGGCCGACTGCCAACGTAAAAGCACCGAGGCGTGCAAGGAAAAAACAATGTCATCGACCGCGACCACTGATTCCACAGCAGCCACGGGCCGAAGCGACGGCCGAAGCGACGAGGCGCTGCGCCCGCTCCACATCCATCCGGGCTTCATCGAGCACGCCGAGGGCTCGGTCCTGATCGAAATGGGCCGAACCCGCGTGATCTGCACGGCGAGCGTGGAAGAGGGCGTGCCGGGCTTTTTGAAAGGACGGGGCACGGGCTGGGTGACCGCCGAATATGGAATGCTCCCGCGCTCGACCCATACCCGCAACG from Candidatus Limnocylindrales bacterium includes the following:
- a CDS encoding glycosyltransferase family 9 protein codes for the protein MPTPKRILVARLGAIGDCLRVLPAVVRLRAAFPDAEIGWVIGDLARPLFEGHPAIDRLHVVRRHEMKGGPLAALGELRRVGGELAAVRYDVAIDFHTRLKSGVLAFASRAPRRIGFDRKSGGEANFLFTNEHVRLEDHYENRVLRFQRLLVPLGLECSPRATGIEAALWIPPAAAAVGARIYEEAGRPEVAIFAATSGARSYDRWPAERWRDVASRLADANVRSMVLWGPGEMEMAGAIAGGTGGCAVAPPTTLAEMMALLGHFRLYVGSNTAALHMAWMQKVASVVLVGGRPWRTDRPLAPVPSIMLSAGGAEPSRKLRGTAAQRAIEGVEVDEVVAAALKLLAP
- a CDS encoding DUF4254 domain-containing protein, whose translation is MELSASDIVALHDLAPARQSPQSSDAIAAAPADVLPSGDLRALVEAGHAANCAIWHLEDQARRRDVDDARIAAIKRAIDPWNQRRNDLMEAIDAEILAGYANVDLRSSELHSETAGMMIDRLSILALRIHNLDAVASAASADADREVELECRAKAKVLRGQRSDLAACLARLLDDFAAGRRHFKLYRQMKTYNDQRLNPALRAAAARMKAGAGGTGGNQ
- a CDS encoding alpha/beta hydrolase codes for the protein MTEPTRIELDANGIHFCALAMGEGPLLLCLHGFPDDARTWRHQMPVFAKAGYRVVAPFMRGYAPTSASPTGTYQTAALGHDVAALIEALSPDGQAVVFGHDWGALAAYGGALLAPGRIRKLITAAVPYGPQVQMAFTTSYAQQKRSWYMFFFQTFLAEMAVVHDDLRFIRNLWHDWSPEWKFTEADIAPVLETLSAPGVLEAALGYYRCTFNPALQDPSLASDQMRIGLEPIDVPTLYIHGRGDGCMGVEVAEGMEGSFLRGFSMAVIDGAGHFVHCEKPDDVNGRVLRFLSE